The Pagrus major chromosome 10, Pma_NU_1.0 genome contains a region encoding:
- the LOC141003389 gene encoding FERM domain-containing protein 7 → MGDQHRRTRTLGSLSLSSKSRVSKETKLRLRVIFLDDSERTFEVEQKVLGGDFFNKVCGHLKLLEKEYFGLEFRHHNGNYVWLELLKPLAKQIKYTNDLFFRFIVKFFPPDPGQLKRGLTRYLFALQIKQDLSNGSLTCHDNSAALLVSHILQSELGDYDDELDCQHLEMKQYVPNQEYLDHKIIKFHKKHRGVSPAASDIHLLEVARKLDMYGIRPHPANDGEGMRINLAVTHSGVLVFQGNTKINTFSWAKIRKLSFKRKHFLIKLHDKVGPSCKDTLEFSMASRDVCKSFWKNCVEYHAFFRLAEEPKTIHKTLLSSKGSSFRYSGRTQKQLLECMGSGEKKPSHFERTYCQSDFDPRQCRSSPDLLTDVSKQVYEHSHPFPQPSHVMAVHSQDELDPHHRVMDVMDFDGGGAKRSQSYIEVTQRNRPLSHVTPLSPSLHQFPPSPKMRSASTSVMEDMRGARSGAQRQAQRLAGVYGNRSRRRPNPQPHPDAAQQLVLLYPNSPAYQYHPILPSFPFAGSSPLTRHPYLTDYVTVSSLERFPQARRRDYVTMDGLSRPPFYPLGHDSPSLSPIRRNLRPSGSGGLGLARVYHPGSNGARLLGVGHTEAGHYSDDSNFLPGLPRRVASQPDVKFHLSRSANPAFNPASEFRPLGYYPHLTRPSRPTYLPLNSSPVPERPTSLCMIGGATGSYSDSDPEVFYPYYCPPHSLGKVARPPGLARMRFSSGSLQLDEEEEEEEEEDGAVKAKGELKGEVEKKVKTEGAEAKGAAKITEVTL, encoded by the exons ATGGGGGACCAGCACCGCAGGACCAGGACGCTCGGGAGCCTCAGCCTCTCCTCCAAGTCCCGGGTCTCCAAGGAGACCAAGCTCCGGCTGCGCGTCATCTTCCTGGATGACAGCGAGCGCACGTTCGAGGTGGAG CAAAAGGTTTTAGGAGGCGACTTCTTCAACAAAGTGTGTGGTCACCTCAAACTGCTGGAGAAGGAGTACTTCGGACTGGAGTTCAGACACCACAACGGCAACTAC gtgtggttggagctgctgaagCCGCTCGCCAAACAGATTAAAT ACACCAACGACCTCTTCTTCAGGTTTATAGTCAAATTCTTCCCACCAGATCCTGGACAACTTAAAAGAGGCCTCACCAG gtATCTGTTTGCCTTACAGATAAAGCAGGACTTGTCTAACGGCAGTCTGACCTGTCATGACAACAGCGCCGCCCTGCTGGTCTCTCACATACTGCAGT CAGAGCTAGGGGACTACGATGACGAGCTGGACTGTCAACATTTAGAGATGAAGCAGTACGTCCCCAACCAGGAATATTTAGATCACAAGATCATCAAGTTTCACAAGAAACACAG AGGTGTGTCTCCAGCAGCCTCGGACATCCACCTGCTGGAGGTGGCGAGGAAGCTGGACATGTACGGCATCAGGCCTCACCCTGCCAACGACGGGGAGGGAATGAGGATCAACCTGGCTGTCACGCACTCTGGAGTACTGGTCTTTCAG GGAAATACCAAAATCAACACGTTCAGCTGGGCGAAGATCCGAAAGCTGAGCTTCAAACGCAAACATTTCCTCATCAAACTGCACGACAAAGTTGGGCCTTCGTGTAAGGACACGCTGGAGTTCTCCATGGCCAGTCGAGATGTGTGCAAGTCCTTCTGGAAGAACTGCGTAGAGTACCACGCCTTCTTCAGACTGGCAGAGGAACCCAAGACAATACACAAAACACTGCTGTCCAGTAAAGGTTCCAGCTTTAGATACAG TGGGCGGACGCAGAAACAGCTGCTCGAGTGTATGGGATCAGGGGAGAAGAAGCCTTCGCACTTTGAGAG GACCTACTGTCAGTCAGACTTTGATCCCAGACAGTGCCGATCTTCTCCTGATCTCCTTACGGATGTCTCCAAACAA GTGTACGAGCACTCCCACCCGTTCCCTCAGCCAAGTCATGTCATGGCGGTCCATAGTCAGGACGAGTTGGACCCACATCACCGAGTCATGGACGTCATGGACTTCGATGGAGGAGGGGCTAAACGCAGTCAATCATACATTGAGGTCACCCAGAGGAACCGCCCTCTCTCCCATGTCACCCCGTTATCTCCGTCTCTGCACCAGTTCCCCCCCTCACCCAAGATGAGATCCGCCTCTACATCTGTGATGGAGGACATGAGGGGGGCACGGAGTGGGGCGCAGCGCCAAGCCCAGAGGCTAGCTGGAGTTTATGGCAACCGGTCACGGCGTCGGCCTAATCCCCAGCCACACCCAGATGCAGCTCAGCAGCTGGTTCTTCTCTACCCAAATAGTCCTGCCTACCAGTATCACCCAATCCTCCCATCATTCCCATTTGCGGGTTCCTCACCTCTCACCCGACACCCCTACTTGACGGACTACGTCACTGTTTCCTCATTGGAGCGTTTCCCACAAGCAAGGAGACGGGATTATGTGACAATGGATGGCCTATCGCGGCCGCCTTTCTATCCACTTGGCCATGATTCGCCGTCACTCTCGCCAATCAGGAGGAACCTCCGCCCCTCCGGCTCAGGCGGGCTGGGACTGGCGAGGGTTTATCATCCAGGAAGCAACGGAGCAAGACTCTTGGGCGTTGGACATACGGAGGCTGGGCATTACAGCGATGACTCCAATTTCCTCCCTGGGCTGCCTCGCCGTGTGGCGAGCCAACCAGATGTCAAGTTTCACCTCTCAAGGAGTGCTAACCCCGCCTTTAACCCTGCCTCTGAGTTCCGGCCTCTTGGTTACTACCCTCACTTGACTCGCCCCTCCAGACCCACCTACCTCCCACTAAACTCCTCCCCTGTACCCGAACGACCCACCTCGCTATGCATGATTGGAGGTGCGACGGGAAGCTACAGTGATTCGGACCCGGAGGTTTTCTATCCATATTACTGCCCACCACACTCGCTGGGGAAGGTGGCGCGGCCCCCTGGACTTGCCAGGATGAGGTTTTCATCTGGGAGCCTCCAActggacgaggaggaagaggaggaggaggaggaggatggagcaGTGAAAGCAAAAGGGGAGTTGAAGGGTGAAGTCGAGAAGAAAGTAAAGACAGAAGGGGCTGAGGCAAAAGGTGCTGCAAAGATCACTGAAGTCACGCTGTAG
- the stk26 gene encoding serine/threonine-protein kinase 26 isoform X1: MEVPGMQSSQIDPEELFTKLDRIGKGSFGEVFKGIDNRTQSVVAIKTIDLEEAEDEIEDIQQEITVLSQCDSPYITKYYGSYLKGSKLWIIMEYLGGGSALDLLRAGPFDEAQIATMLKEILKGLDYLHSEKKIHRDIKAANVLLSEHGQVKLADFGVAGQLTDTQIKRETFVGTPFWMAPEVIQQSAYDSKADIWSLGITAIELAKGEPPNSEFHPMRVLFHIPKSPPPTLNGDFSKSFKEFTEACLNKDPTFRPTAKELLKHKFIVKHCKKTSYLSELIDRYRRWKEEGHSDSSSDDSDSESSNKENNESPEWSFTTVRKKKTEGRKVLNGTGQDQLSKSASLTTVISPVFTELKQQHKEHSEQRLAIEELERNIRLAEDVCPGITDRMVTHIIARYQKFTTN, from the exons AGTTCTCAGATTGATCCGGAGGAGCTGTTCACCAAATTGGATCGCATCGGAAAGGGATCGTTCGGAGAG GTGTTCAAAGGCATCGATAATCGCACTCAGAGCGTTGTCGCCATCAAGACCATCGACCTGGAGGAGGCCGAGGACGAGATCGAGGACATCCAGCAGGAGATCACAGTTCTCAGTCAGTGCGACAGTCCGTACATCACAAAGTACTACGGCTCCTATCTGAAG GGCAGTAAACTATGGATCATCATGGAGTATCTCGGTGGAGGTTCAGCGCTCGACTTG ctGCGGGCGGGTCCGTTCGATGAAGCTCAGATTGCCACCATGCTGAAGGAGATCCTGAAGGGGCTCGACTACCTTCACTCTGAGAAGAAGATCCACAGAGACATCAAAG ctGCCAACGTCCTGCTGTCGGAGCACGGCCAGGTGAAGCTGGCGGACTTCGGGGTGGCCGGTCAGCTGACGGACACGCAGATCAAGAGGGAAACCTTCGTGGGAACGCCGTTCTGGATGGCACCAGAGGTCATCCAGCAGTCCGCCTACGACTCCAAG GCTGATATCTGGTCGCTGGGCATCACCGCCATCGAGCTCGCCAAAGGTGAACCCCCGAACTCGGAGTTTCACCCGATGCGAGTTCTCTTCCACATCCCCAAGTCTCCTCCTCCGACGCTGAACGGAGATTTCTCCAAGAGCTTCAAAGAGTTCACCGAGGCCTGCCTCAACAAGGACCCCACTTTC CGTCCGACAGCCAAGGAGCTCCTCAAACACAAGTTCATCGTCAAACACTGTAAGAAGACGTCCTACCTCAGCGAGCTGATCGACAGGTACAGGAGGTGGAAGGAGGAGGGGCACAGCGACAGCAGCTCTGACGACTCAGACAG tgagtCCAGTAATAAAGAGAACAACGAGTCTCCTGAATGGTCCTTCACCACCGTCCGCAAGAAGAAGACGGAGGGCAGGAAGGTCCTCAATGGAACG GGTCAGGATCAGCTGAGTAAATCTGCCAGTCTGACCACAGTCATCTCTCCTGTCTTCACTGAG ttgaagcagcagcacaagGAGCACTCTGAGCAGCGATTGGCCATCGAGGAGCTGGAACGCAACATCCGATTGGCTGAAGACGTTTGTCCCGGCATCACGGACAGGATGGTCACACATATTATTGCCAGGTACCAGAA ATTTACGACCAACTGA
- the stk26 gene encoding serine/threonine-protein kinase 26 isoform X2: MEVPGMQSSQIDPEELFTKLDRIGKGSFGEVFKGIDNRTQSVVAIKTIDLEEAEDEIEDIQQEITVLSQCDSPYITKYYGSYLKGSKLWIIMEYLGGGSALDLLRAGPFDEAQIATMLKEILKGLDYLHSEKKIHRDIKAANVLLSEHGQVKLADFGVAGQLTDTQIKRETFVGTPFWMAPEVIQQSAYDSKADIWSLGITAIELAKGEPPNSEFHPMRVLFHIPKSPPPTLNGDFSKSFKEFTEACLNKDPTFRPTAKELLKHKFIVKHCKKTSYLSELIDRYRRWKEEGHSDSSSDDSDSESSNKENNESPEWSFTTVRKKKTEGRKVLNGTGQDQLSKSASLTTVISPVFTELKQQHKEHSEQRLAIEELERNIRLAEDVCPGITDRMVTHIIARFTTN, encoded by the exons AGTTCTCAGATTGATCCGGAGGAGCTGTTCACCAAATTGGATCGCATCGGAAAGGGATCGTTCGGAGAG GTGTTCAAAGGCATCGATAATCGCACTCAGAGCGTTGTCGCCATCAAGACCATCGACCTGGAGGAGGCCGAGGACGAGATCGAGGACATCCAGCAGGAGATCACAGTTCTCAGTCAGTGCGACAGTCCGTACATCACAAAGTACTACGGCTCCTATCTGAAG GGCAGTAAACTATGGATCATCATGGAGTATCTCGGTGGAGGTTCAGCGCTCGACTTG ctGCGGGCGGGTCCGTTCGATGAAGCTCAGATTGCCACCATGCTGAAGGAGATCCTGAAGGGGCTCGACTACCTTCACTCTGAGAAGAAGATCCACAGAGACATCAAAG ctGCCAACGTCCTGCTGTCGGAGCACGGCCAGGTGAAGCTGGCGGACTTCGGGGTGGCCGGTCAGCTGACGGACACGCAGATCAAGAGGGAAACCTTCGTGGGAACGCCGTTCTGGATGGCACCAGAGGTCATCCAGCAGTCCGCCTACGACTCCAAG GCTGATATCTGGTCGCTGGGCATCACCGCCATCGAGCTCGCCAAAGGTGAACCCCCGAACTCGGAGTTTCACCCGATGCGAGTTCTCTTCCACATCCCCAAGTCTCCTCCTCCGACGCTGAACGGAGATTTCTCCAAGAGCTTCAAAGAGTTCACCGAGGCCTGCCTCAACAAGGACCCCACTTTC CGTCCGACAGCCAAGGAGCTCCTCAAACACAAGTTCATCGTCAAACACTGTAAGAAGACGTCCTACCTCAGCGAGCTGATCGACAGGTACAGGAGGTGGAAGGAGGAGGGGCACAGCGACAGCAGCTCTGACGACTCAGACAG tgagtCCAGTAATAAAGAGAACAACGAGTCTCCTGAATGGTCCTTCACCACCGTCCGCAAGAAGAAGACGGAGGGCAGGAAGGTCCTCAATGGAACG GGTCAGGATCAGCTGAGTAAATCTGCCAGTCTGACCACAGTCATCTCTCCTGTCTTCACTGAG ttgaagcagcagcacaagGAGCACTCTGAGCAGCGATTGGCCATCGAGGAGCTGGAACGCAACATCCGATTGGCTGAAGACGTTTGTCCCGGCATCACGGACAGGATGGTCACACATATTATTGCCAG ATTTACGACCAACTGA